From the Rhodothermales bacterium genome, the window GCGAGTGAATGCGAGCCTCACCCCCCCAATCCGTCCATCTTCGCGGCGAGCTCAAAATCCAGGTGGCTGATCCCCCCGGCGTCGTGGGTCGTCAGGTCTACCCTGACCTTGTTGTACACGTTAAACCACTCTGGATGGTGGTTCATCTGTTCGGCCACGAGCGCCGCGCGGGTCATGAACCCGAACGCGGCGTTGAAGTCCGCGAATTGAAACTCGCGGTGCAGCTTGCCATCGACGACCGACCAGTGGGCGAGGGTCGCGAGGCGCTTGTCGATGGCTTCAGGAGAGAGTTTTTGGAGTGGCATAGGCGATCAATTGATGACAGCTGTGGCGGCGGCGGCCCGGG encodes:
- a CDS encoding 4a-hydroxytetrahydrobiopterin dehydratase; the encoded protein is MPLQKLSPEAIDKRLATLAHWSVVDGKLHREFQFADFNAAFGFMTRAALVAEQMNHHPEWFNVYNKVRVDLTTHDAGGISHLDFELAAKMDGLGG